One window of Chryseobacterium indologenes genomic DNA carries:
- a CDS encoding fumarate reductase/succinate dehydrogenase flavoprotein subunit, with protein sequence MILDSKIPQGPLEHKWENYKKKARLVNPANRKKLDVIVVGTGLAGSSIAASLGEMGYNVKSFCFQDSPRRAHSVAAQGGVNAAKNYKNDGDSVYRMFVDTLKGGDFRAREANVYRMAECSLNLIDQAVAQGVPFGREYGGYLNNRSFGGVQVSRTFYARGQTGQQLLLGAYQALMRQVGKGSVQLFSRHEMLDLVTVDGKARGIIVRNLDTGDIERHAAHAVVLATGGYGKIYYLSTLAMGCNGSAIWRAHKKGALMASPSWIQVHPTSLPQSGDYQSKLTLMSESLRNDGRIWVPLKEGENRPPNDIPENERDYYLERRYPAFGNLAPRDISSRAAKERIDAGFGIGPLKNAVYLDFSKAIQEQGKDKIKEKYGNLFDMYLKITGYDAYKEPMMISPSAHFSMGGLWVDYELMTTVPGLFALGEANFADHGANRLGANSLLQASVDGYFIAPYTIANYLADEIHTGKISSDTVEFEQAEKAVKEQITDFINIKGTKTVDYFHKTLGKLLYDYCGLARNEEGLKYAIQEIKKLKEEFYKDVRVSGQGDQMNTELEKAGRVADYFEIGELMCYDALTRNESCGAHFREEFQTPDGEAMRNDAEYQFISAWAWAGENEEPELIKEPLTFEEIQPTVRSYK encoded by the coding sequence ATGATTTTAGATTCAAAAATACCACAAGGCCCATTGGAACATAAATGGGAAAATTATAAAAAGAAAGCAAGGCTCGTCAACCCTGCCAACCGTAAAAAACTGGATGTGATTGTTGTAGGAACAGGACTTGCGGGAAGTTCTATTGCCGCCTCTTTGGGAGAAATGGGATACAATGTCAAATCATTCTGTTTTCAGGACAGCCCGAGAAGAGCACACTCTGTAGCAGCTCAAGGAGGTGTAAATGCTGCAAAAAATTATAAAAATGATGGTGACAGTGTGTACAGAATGTTTGTAGATACACTGAAAGGAGGAGATTTCAGAGCCCGAGAGGCTAATGTATACCGGATGGCAGAATGTTCTCTGAACCTCATTGATCAGGCTGTAGCTCAAGGAGTTCCTTTTGGACGTGAATATGGAGGATATCTGAATAACCGATCTTTCGGAGGGGTTCAGGTAAGCCGTACTTTCTATGCCAGAGGACAAACGGGACAACAGCTTCTTCTGGGAGCTTATCAGGCATTGATGAGACAGGTTGGAAAAGGCTCTGTACAATTGTTTTCCAGACATGAAATGCTTGATCTGGTCACCGTTGACGGTAAAGCCAGAGGGATCATCGTAAGGAATTTAGACACAGGAGACATTGAAAGACATGCAGCCCATGCTGTAGTATTGGCAACGGGAGGTTACGGAAAAATCTATTATCTGTCTACCCTTGCTATGGGATGCAATGGCTCTGCAATCTGGAGAGCGCATAAAAAAGGCGCTTTAATGGCTTCTCCAAGCTGGATTCAGGTACACCCCACTTCTCTTCCCCAATCCGGAGATTATCAGTCTAAACTGACCTTAATGTCTGAATCATTACGTAATGACGGACGAATCTGGGTTCCGTTGAAAGAAGGTGAAAACAGACCTCCGAATGACATTCCTGAAAATGAAAGAGATTATTACCTTGAAAGAAGATATCCTGCCTTCGGGAATCTTGCTCCGAGAGATATTTCTTCCCGTGCTGCGAAGGAAAGAATTGATGCAGGTTTCGGAATCGGACCTTTGAAAAATGCGGTGTATCTTGATTTTTCAAAAGCGATACAGGAACAGGGAAAAGATAAGATCAAAGAGAAATATGGAAATTTATTTGATATGTATCTTAAAATAACGGGATACGATGCCTATAAAGAACCCATGATGATCTCTCCATCTGCCCATTTTTCAATGGGTGGCCTTTGGGTAGATTATGAGTTAATGACTACCGTTCCGGGATTGTTTGCTTTAGGTGAAGCTAATTTTGCAGACCATGGAGCGAACAGATTGGGAGCCAACTCTCTTCTTCAAGCCTCTGTAGACGGTTATTTCATTGCTCCTTACACCATTGCCAATTATCTGGCAGATGAAATTCACACCGGAAAAATTTCATCGGATACAGTGGAATTTGAACAGGCTGAGAAAGCTGTTAAAGAACAGATCACAGATTTCATCAATATCAAAGGAACTAAAACCGTTGATTATTTCCACAAAACATTAGGAAAACTCCTGTATGATTATTGCGGACTGGCCAGAAATGAAGAAGGTCTGAAATATGCCATTCAGGAAATTAAAAAACTAAAAGAGGAATTTTATAAGGATGTAAGGGTTTCCGGACAGGGAGATCAAATGAATACCGAACTGGAAAAAGCAGGACGTGTTGCCGATTATTTTGAAATCGGGGAACTGATGTGCTATGATGCCTTAACCCGTAATGAATCCTGTGGGGCTCATTTCAGAGAAGAATTCCAGACTCCGGATGGAGAAGCGATGAGAAATGATGCTGAATACCAGTTTATTTCTGCATGGGCATGGGCTGGTGAAAATGAAGAACCTGAGCTGATAAAGGAGCCATTAACCTTCGAAGAAATTCAGCCAACGGTAAGAAGTTACAAATAA
- a CDS encoding succinate dehydrogenase/fumarate reductase iron-sulfur subunit, translating to MDLHLKIWRQKDRKSEGKLVGYDLKGLNSHMSFLEMLDTLNEKLIIEGDEPVEFDHDCREGICGQCGMMINGIAHGPLKNTTTCQLHLRSFKDGETILIEPFRAEAFPVKKDLKVDRSAFDRIISSGGFVSVNTGQAPDATAIPVTHQTAEEAFDSAACIGCGACVATCKNGSAALFTSAKITHMALLPQGKEERSKRVLDMVAQMDTELFGHCSNTEACKVECPQGISVLNIARMNFEYSRALFFRKKT from the coding sequence ATGGATTTACATCTTAAGATATGGAGACAGAAAGACAGAAAAAGTGAAGGAAAGCTGGTAGGCTACGACCTGAAAGGATTGAATTCCCATATGTCTTTCTTAGAAATGCTGGATACTCTGAACGAGAAACTGATCATAGAAGGTGACGAGCCTGTAGAATTTGATCACGACTGCCGTGAAGGAATCTGCGGACAATGTGGAATGATGATTAATGGTATTGCCCATGGTCCATTGAAAAATACAACCACCTGCCAGCTTCATTTACGGTCTTTTAAAGATGGGGAAACCATTCTGATAGAACCTTTCCGTGCTGAGGCTTTTCCTGTGAAGAAAGATTTAAAAGTAGACCGATCTGCCTTTGACAGAATTATATCTTCAGGAGGTTTTGTATCGGTAAACACAGGCCAGGCTCCTGATGCTACAGCCATTCCGGTGACTCATCAAACGGCTGAGGAAGCTTTTGATTCTGCAGCGTGTATCGGATGCGGAGCTTGTGTTGCTACGTGTAAAAACGGAAGTGCAGCATTATTTACCTCAGCAAAAATCACCCATATGGCCCTTCTTCCTCAAGGGAAAGAAGAACGAAGCAAAAGGGTTCTGGACATGGTAGCTCAGATGGACACCGAATTATTCGGGCACTGCTCCAATACAGAAGCCTGCAAAGTGGAATGCCCACAAGGAATTTCCGTACTCAATATCGCCAGAATGAATTTTGAGTATAGCAGAGCTTTATTTTTCAGGAAAAAAACTTAA
- a CDS encoding cyclase family protein: MKTTIVDLTKPIQYNAGDPWFMRVKIKHKAHRKSHWLIRLALRLPARLFPKNWTGWADDTIKNMGLHATTHIDAPWHYGPVVEGKPAKTIDQIPLEWCYGDGIVIDCTHKEDFVAITVDDLKKDLDKNGITIQEGNIVLIRTDRDKMMGTSDFVEKGTGMSKEATEWLIDQGVKVMGIDQWGWDLPLKYMAQKAKELNDPEFFWEGHRVGIEKEYLHIEQLTNLSALPPSGFKICVFPLKIVGGSAAPVRVVAMMNE, from the coding sequence ATGAAAACAACAATTGTCGATCTGACAAAACCCATCCAATACAATGCAGGTGACCCTTGGTTCATGAGGGTGAAAATCAAACATAAAGCACACAGGAAATCACATTGGCTGATTCGGTTGGCACTAAGACTTCCAGCGAGGCTTTTTCCTAAAAACTGGACGGGCTGGGCAGATGACACGATCAAAAATATGGGACTTCATGCTACCACTCATATTGATGCTCCATGGCATTATGGACCTGTCGTGGAAGGAAAACCTGCAAAAACCATTGATCAGATTCCGTTAGAATGGTGTTATGGGGATGGAATTGTGATTGATTGCACCCATAAAGAAGACTTTGTGGCCATCACTGTAGATGATCTTAAAAAAGATCTGGATAAAAACGGAATTACCATACAGGAAGGAAATATTGTTTTGATCAGAACCGATCGTGACAAAATGATGGGAACCTCAGATTTTGTAGAAAAAGGCACGGGAATGAGCAAAGAAGCTACAGAATGGCTGATTGATCAGGGTGTGAAAGTAATGGGAATTGATCAGTGGGGTTGGGATCTTCCTCTGAAATATATGGCTCAGAAGGCCAAAGAACTCAATGATCCGGAATTCTTCTGGGAAGGTCACCGCGTAGGTATTGAAAAAGAATATCTACACATCGAACAGCTTACAAACCTCAGTGCATTACCTCCATCCGGATTTAAAATCTGCGTATTTCCGCTAAAAATTGTAGGCGGGTCTGCAGCTCCGGTAAGGGTAGTGGCCATGATGAACGAATAA
- a CDS encoding GLPGLI family protein has translation MHYHKKLLQLFILFYGVLLYAQSYKQDTLRGEFTYLLKAKFDTRTDNKHEELFSLQIGDNRAFFASVTSLKGDSVMATSGTTTKNADGSITLGWKTGVAIPKTSFNFTIIQSAEDIQYFDSAFMSLLMYKEPVIKNWKLMNETKVINTIICKKAEVTFKGRHWIAWYSPEIQLPYGPMKFSGLPGLIIKIADDRGDYDFELVKSVPTSKLKGKLVSIKKSRYIGATETTQAKLKQTQRNIQANVTGVLASYETTIIQGQEIIRQRQKEREENKKYENPLELEKD, from the coding sequence ATGCATTACCATAAAAAATTACTACAATTATTCATTTTATTTTATGGTGTTTTATTATATGCACAATCATATAAACAGGATACTTTGCGTGGTGAATTTACTTATCTGTTAAAAGCTAAATTCGATACACGAACTGATAATAAACATGAAGAATTATTTTCATTACAAATAGGTGATAATCGTGCATTTTTTGCGAGTGTTACATCGCTGAAAGGAGATTCAGTAATGGCGACTTCAGGAACAACAACAAAGAATGCTGATGGAAGTATAACTCTTGGCTGGAAAACGGGGGTTGCGATTCCAAAAACGAGTTTTAACTTTACAATTATACAATCAGCTGAAGATATACAGTATTTTGATTCTGCTTTCATGTCATTACTTATGTATAAAGAACCTGTAATAAAGAATTGGAAGCTTATGAATGAAACTAAGGTAATTAATACAATTATTTGTAAGAAGGCAGAAGTTACTTTTAAAGGGCGTCACTGGATTGCATGGTATTCTCCTGAAATTCAGTTGCCTTACGGTCCGATGAAATTTAGTGGATTACCAGGATTAATTATTAAAATAGCAGATGATAGAGGTGATTATGATTTTGAACTCGTAAAATCTGTACCTACTTCTAAATTGAAAGGTAAATTAGTTAGTATTAAGAAAAGTAGATATATTGGAGCTACAGAAACTACACAAGCGAAGTTGAAACAGACGCAAAGAAATATTCAAGCTAATGTCACTGGTGTACTTGCAAGTTATGAAACAACTATTATACAAGGGCAGGAAATAATAAGACAAAGACAAAAAGAAAGAGAAGAAAATAAAAAATACGAAAACCCACTAGAATTAGAAAAAGATTAG
- a CDS encoding nucleoid-associated protein: protein MFSKIIVHRVGNKINGDSLTLSQEELKLEEGMAEMLEDYFLGSFKSEETFHFYSDTYLVNNPVYSAVSEIFDDKAKFIWESENIAKHLFEAAENPRVQSGELFIVLFEDESDRPDKVDKIGIFKTEKRESFLKITPSEETFDIEKDQGIGLSKIDKAALIYNNNKETGYVLSVVDNNKNGDMYYWFEDFLKVKQRDDEYFHTQEALMVYKDYITKQLPQEFEVSKADQADFLNKSINFFKEKEEFKLDEFANEVLGDEHVIESFVNFKTDYEQDMQVNIAEEFPISEAAVKKTQRHFKSIIKLDKNFHIYIHGDRQKIETGEDDKGKYYRLYFEKEV, encoded by the coding sequence ATGTTTTCAAAAATAATAGTACACAGAGTAGGAAATAAGATCAATGGAGATTCCCTGACACTTTCCCAGGAGGAATTGAAACTGGAAGAAGGAATGGCAGAAATGCTTGAAGATTACTTTTTAGGATCTTTTAAATCAGAAGAAACTTTTCACTTTTACAGTGACACTTATCTGGTGAATAATCCGGTTTACAGCGCGGTATCAGAAATTTTTGATGACAAAGCCAAGTTCATCTGGGAGTCTGAAAACATTGCAAAACACCTTTTTGAAGCAGCTGAAAACCCAAGAGTTCAGAGTGGAGAACTTTTCATTGTACTTTTTGAAGATGAAAGTGACCGCCCTGATAAAGTGGATAAAATCGGGATCTTCAAAACTGAGAAGAGAGAATCTTTCCTGAAAATTACACCTTCAGAAGAAACATTTGATATTGAAAAAGATCAGGGAATCGGGCTGTCTAAAATTGATAAAGCTGCTTTGATCTACAACAACAATAAAGAAACCGGATATGTACTTTCTGTAGTTGATAACAACAAAAACGGGGATATGTACTACTGGTTTGAAGATTTCCTTAAAGTGAAACAGCGTGATGATGAATATTTCCACACGCAGGAAGCTTTGATGGTCTATAAAGATTATATTACAAAACAGCTTCCTCAGGAATTTGAAGTTTCCAAAGCAGATCAGGCAGATTTCCTGAATAAATCAATTAATTTCTTTAAAGAAAAAGAAGAATTTAAGCTGGATGAATTTGCAAATGAGGTATTGGGAGACGAACACGTGATTGAAAGCTTCGTAAACTTTAAAACAGATTACGAGCAGGATATGCAGGTGAATATTGCTGAAGAATTCCCAATCAGTGAAGCTGCGGTAAAAAAAACTCAGAGACACTTTAAAAGTATTATTAAGCTAGATAAAAATTTCCACATTTACATCCATGGAGACCGACAAAAAATCGAAACGGGTGAAGATGATAAAGGAAAATATTACAGACTTTATTTTGAAAAAGAGGTGTAA
- a CDS encoding DUF7674 family protein — MNYLQAVKEITDVVPDFEQEVKEIKIQNSYSIIRTFTERIKNMIRQNDRNLLFRSLQKMDKIYTDGDTVLKNAIETTFIYSLDNCTAFCTEEYKKVIFSHISTNLQKEYSRQIYSHGI, encoded by the coding sequence ATGAATTATCTACAAGCCGTAAAGGAAATCACAGACGTGGTTCCTGATTTTGAACAAGAAGTGAAAGAAATTAAAATTCAAAATTCATACAGCATCATCCGCACTTTTACAGAACGTATTAAAAATATGATCCGTCAGAATGACAGAAATCTGTTGTTCAGAAGTTTACAAAAAATGGACAAAATCTACACTGACGGAGATACGGTATTAAAAAATGCTATTGAGACTACTTTCATCTATTCTCTGGACAATTGTACCGCTTTCTGCACCGAGGAATACAAAAAAGTGATTTTTAGTCACATTTCTACCAACCTTCAGAAGGAATATTCAAGACAAATTTACAGTCACGGCATATAA